cgtgcagcagcaggaggaaCGGAAGAGGCTAGGTCAGTGAGCTATTCGGGCCGCTATCAGCCTGCACGCCggctgtcttcctccgcagtATCATTCCAGCGCAGTGATCGCGTCAGATATCCGACGGGCGACCCCTCAAGACCTCTTCAGCTTGCGGAATAAAGAGCGTTATGACTTCTCGCTACAGGACGCTGACGAGCTAACTCGGCCTGCGGGCTTCGACATGCCCTTGAAGGGATGGTGCCTCCTGGTACTCCACAAATGAAAACTACAAAGTGTTGTAGGCACATGTGAAACAGCCACGGCCGTGCGCTACCAGCGCAGTACGTGTAGCCGCGGCTAACAGAACGGCAATGTGACACCTCTGTTCGTTAGCACGCGGCAGCACTGCTCTCGCTGTAACGCCGCAGACACAGGAACCTTTCCCGTAAGTAAATCTGTGCTTTTTGATCTCGTTTTCTCCTAGCAGGATCGGAAGCTCATCTGGTATTGCGCGGAGTGGGTAAAGATTCATGGGACGCTTCTGTGATATGGTCTGTAGCAGTTCTGATAACCACAACGTAAGACCATTTGCAGATCCACATGACCCACCGCTACCCCGGGCCTGCTCAGATGTCCTCCTGTAGTTAGGATCTGCTTGCTACGAGAAGGCCAAACACACCCTTGCTGACTACAATTATGCAGCTCGCGGGTCGCCTCCAATACCCTCCAGttccagcggccgccgcctcagtcCTCGGCTGCCTGTTGTCGCATGTGTAAGCACACTCAAGAAGCACAGGCAGTCCGTGCACGAAATCGCAGAATGGTGAGATTTCCAGTGGACGCGGGAACGTGGGTGCGACGGAAAAAACACGCGAAACAGGTGAAGCTTTTAGAGTTCAGCCGTATTTCCGTCCGGTCAGAACCCATGAATTGGGCCAAAACCAAGCGATCCGGACCATGTTGGCATTTCTGTTAACTCTAGGACACAAGGCATCCACAGGATTCAAATCCGAGGGAACGGGAACGCGACAGGCGTGGGAAGCCCGCCACGCGATACATCTACAGGGCCCGTCAAGGACGGCACCTGGCGGAGACCGCCTAATTTGCAAACAGCTGCCTTAGGGGCTGTACTGGTTAATAGCGTATTGTAGTGTCTTGTCTGTAGGGATTTTACCAAAAGTCTGGCACCCTAACGCCGGCTCGATTTTCTAGGAATGAGACGTCGGTTACTGTCCAATGCAGAAAAACGTTTCTCGGGTAGACCGACTCTAGACGGTACGGGGTGTCAGTGCCGCTGCTGGAACCACTACAAACATGTAGACGACTCGTGTGCTAAAGTGGCTCTTCTCTTCTGAACGTGCTGCTGAAGTCTTGCCACTCTACTTCGGAGGTCTGTGCGGAGcctgccgcgagcggcgctaGCGTGTCTCTCGGGGACACGCGCAGGGGTAAAAATGCAATGGTGTTGGATCGACTTTCACATGTAAGGCGCCTAGGCAGCACACACGTTCAGTCAGCCGCGCTATAGTTCAAGAGAAGCTGCCACTGCGGATTGGTTgcttcgtcgcggcgctgtcgtTGTACGACGGCGCGAAACGCCATGGACGGCGGAGCGGCGTAGGCGGGGCTCGGCGTTGACCTCGCATGGCAGCGTGAAccgtccgcgcgcagcttccgGGGTTCACTCGTCCGCAGTCTGGTCTTGCCGGAGCTGGCTGTGCTAAGCACTGGCGAACGCCACACGCATAGTCGCTCGAGTACCAGAGGAGTATTTTCGCGGAGCTGTGGGGGTACGACCTTCTTCAAAACGATGGCATCTTCCTGAGAAGGTTAATTCGGTTGTTGGTTTTTTCTTTCCAGTTTGTAAGCGTCTGTGTCGAGAAGTGGCTTCTGGACTGTGCCTGCGAATGAGCCTCGCTCGGTGCCTTGTCGAGCGCCGTGCAGCCAGCGCCCAGGAAGCTCATCATCCAGCGATTTCCTCCCTCACGCACGAGGCCGTACAGCCGACGTGGCGAGGCCATTTGTAACAGCCGTGGCGACTTGCTTTCCACTAAAACCCAGAGATAACATTTCTTTCTACTTCCCTTAACGGTGTTTTttccgcagctcctcagGAAAAGCCCATCTCTGGTATATTTCTTCGTGGAACAACTTCTTCCATCTCGTCGATCGCTCCCCGGGGCTGCGAGCTTGCTCAATCGCTTGCTGCCCGTTCCACGACCCGTCCGTCCAATCGACTGCCTTACCTCATGCCCACCCTGTAACGCACAAAGTCAAGGCGTCCGTCTTTTGGAGCATTTGTCTTGTTTTCTCTGGCCTTTCCATGCAGCTGCGGAGCGCTAGTTCGTCTTTGTTCTTCCACGGTCCGTGCTGTGTTgtcgtctccgtcctccAACCAGCGGGAGAGGTCAGTTGTTCGTTGCAGCGTGCCGACTACTGAAACTGTGCGCTTCTTCCCCGGTGAGATTTCTTCAGTGTTGTGCCTCACTTCTCTTTGCTTTGCCCTAACGCGAGTTGTGGCAACTTTCTGCATTCTTTGCCCGCACAGCTAGCGAAATGGCGCAGATAGATTCACAAAGCGTTCCGCCTTCGGGTTTTCCCCAGACCAGTTCCCCGGTCCCCGGCActgcgccgcagaccgccgtggacggcgcgtcgtcgcctgccggcATGTTTCCGCCATCGCCTGGCTTCGGCGGCACGACGCCGCAAGTTTCCACGGTGCCTGGCATGACCGTtccaggcgccggcggataCCCCGCGATGACGATGCGGAACTGGCCTGAGCACAGAGGCGGTGCAACCACCGCTGGCACCTGGCTCACTCACTGCTGCCAGCCACGCGCGACGATGGATTCCACTGCGGGGGGCCGCAACTACGACCAGGAGTACGGCGACAACATGTGGAGGTGGACGCGGGAGGGcaagctgcagctgcgctgcggccAGCCGCTGGTTCCAGTCCCCGTCATCCAGGAAGTTCACCGCCGCGACAAGATCATCGAAGTGCCGCAGGTCGATGTGGTCGACGCCGTCCGCCCCAAGGTGTATAACCAGGGAGTGGAGCACGAAGTCCCGGTCATGCAGATCAACGCGGACCGCGAAGACTTTGACGTCGAGCAGATCAAGTACGTCGAGAAAGAGGTTGTCGTCCCCATCGTCACCGGCTTCACCCACAAGTTCGTCGCCAAATGGGACATACGCGAAGTCCCGCGCCCGGTTGTCAAGTACGTCGGCAAGCAGGAGGAAATCGAAGTCGAAGTGCCCCAGGTGAAGTTTGTGGATAAGGTCGTAGAGCACGAAGTCGTCGTGGATACCATCGAAAAGAAGGTCCCGAAGATCATCGAGGTCCCCAAGTACGTCGACGAGGTGAAGTACGTGTGGAAGCCCGTCGAGAAGATTGTTCACGTCGAGAGATTCGTTCCTGTCTTCGACGTCTCCCTCGAATGTCCAGCGCCTCTCATCGTGCCCTACCCCGTGCAAGCTGTCAAGGAGATGCCCGCGGTCATGGTCCGCAAGGAAgtccccgcggcggcgctcgacgagCAGGACGTCGAcgtcctctcgccgccgggCACTGTCCGCGTCCCCGAAGAGTATATCCGCGAGTACCACAAGACGGCGCCCGAGGGTGGTGTGGCGACGCTCTGCGGCCCGGGCGGCGCGGTTCTCTCACAGGAGCAAGAGGCGGAAGTCCAGTACGTCACGGCCGAGCAGATCAAGGAAGCCCGCGGATCCGCTCCTTCTGATGGCTCTGTCACCGACAGAGGAGTCGCGAGGGACTCCCTTGCCGAGTCCCTGCAGGAGGAAGGCCTCGAGAGACAGGGCAGCGGTCGCTCCGCGCCGGGCTCCGAGCCGGAGGTGCAGTGAGGCACTCGAGCCCACGCCAGACGGAAAGAAGGCAAAATACTGCTGTTGATGTTTTATCAGTGCACGCAGACAGTGAGGCAGCTAAGAGTCACCGGGGAACAGGGACGGAGAAACAGGTGTGGAGCTTGTCTTGATGAATTTTGCATGTGGACACGATGCTCAGTTGTTCGTCGATAGATCGGGACGCCTGTCATCTGGAGGATCGGTCGTGCACCCTGTCTCGGCGACTGCCTCCGTAATTCTGGTTTTTCTGTTCTGCTGTGTGAATCGAGTGACAGAGGGATCTTCTGCCGTCGACTCTCACCGACGTTTCGTTTTATGTATGTACTATTTGCAATGCGACCAGAGCTTTCGTGAGGGACTCATTTTGTTTGCCCTTGCTTCTTCATGTGCGGGCAGACCGCACACTTCGCGTTCCAAAACTCTGGCACGATTCCTCTTGTGTAAAAAAGACAACCGCAAACGGAACGCATCTGCGCACCGGTCCTAGAGGCCGGCagagcgcgccggcctctAGGGCTTCCGTTTCCGCCGAAAACAGATGCATTTTTACCCACACATGCAACCGCGTAGCTGATGTGCATATTCCCACGCGGGTGCTCGGCGGTGCACCGGAGCCAGGAGGGGGGCCTCCTCGTTCCCTGCGCTCTGTGGAATTTGTGGGTGAACTACGAAACCCTTTTTGCAAACTGCTTTCTCTATTTTTTAAAGGGCACAGCTTTTGAGTCACTCCTCAGCAGGAATCCTTCGATTCCGAGGACGCGTCAGGGCTCTACCGCTTCTGCGAAAGCATCTCAGAAACTGCACCCATCCACACGGGTGAACAGTTGCTGTCGCAAAAAGTGTCAGTCAGCGGCGGGAGAAGCGTACCGGTAGAAAGTAGAAAGCACTACCATTGCGGATATCATGCAAAACATCGCACGACGAGGGTGTGGGTGCGCGGCTTTTATGTAACGAACTCAGCAGCAGCCAGTCTAGGGTACACCACGATGGGGGGCAAAGCTCCTCAAGATGTCTAAAGCAGTAGTCCAgctcgtagtatatactccccagaaaaaacTGATAAATCATCCAGTCTGTGAGGCGATCACTCGAAGTACCATGC
This DNA window, taken from Besnoitia besnoiti strain Bb-Ger1 chromosome III, whole genome shotgun sequence, encodes the following:
- a CDS encoding alveolin domain containing intermediate filament IMC6 (encoded by transcript BESB_047790) gives rise to the protein MAQIDSQSVPPSGFPQTSSPVPGTAPQTAVDGASSPAGMFPPSPGFGGTTPQVSTVPGMTVPGAGGYPAMTMRNWPEHRGGATTAGTWLTHCCQPRATMDSTAGGRNYDQEYGDNMWRWTREGKLQLRCGQPLVPVPVIQEVHRRDKIIEVPQVDVVDAVRPKVYNQGVEHEVPVMQINADREDFDVEQIKYVEKEVVVPIVTGFTHKFVAKWDIREVPRPVVKYVGKQEEIEVEVPQVKFVDKVVEHEVVVDTIEKKVPKIIEVPKYVDEVKYVWKPVEKIVHVERFVPVFDVSLECPAPLIVPYPVQAVKEMPAVMVRKEVPAAALDEQDVDVLSPPGTVRVPEEYIREYHKTAPEGGVATLCGPGGAVLSQEQEAEVQYVTAEQIKEARGSAPSDGSVTDRGVARDSLAESLQEEGLERQGSGRSAPGSEPEVQ